In the genome of Dyadobacter fermentans DSM 18053, the window CTTTGTAGGCGGGTCGGTTCCGAAATCCCCCAGCACCCATATTTTGGTCTTTTTCTGAACTCCTTTTTTGGGAGGGGTCGTGAAGAAATGGTACTCGGTGGATTCGACCTTCCAGAATGGATCGTAAGCCTCCACCGAATAATAGTAACGGGTGTCGGATTCGAGGCCGGTGATCTGCACCGAATGGTCGGTCACCGCGGCCGGCTCCCGCACTACCTTGTTGGTCCGGAAATCGGGATCGGTTGAATACATGACGGCCCCTTTGGAAGCGATGGCCGTTCGCCAGCGGACGGTAATGCCTGCTGATACATAAGGCTTTCCGGGTTCATCTTGTTCTGGAATGGCCATTTGAAGGTAGGGGCCGCGTGTCAGTCCGGGGTTCTGTGCGGATGCGCCGATAGCACAAAAAACACACACGAATGTGAGAGTCAGAATTGTTTTCATAGGCGGGATGTGAGAAGGTCTACAATACGCATTACGAGCCGGAAAACCACGGCAGGAAGCATGAGAAAATTTAGGAGATTTTATGGAATTATACAAATTTTTATTGGTATATTTATATGTCACCTGTTTTGAATTAATTGTATTCCACCCCTAACTATCAAATCCTATGAAAAAGAAACTACCTCCTCTTATCTGGCTCATTATCATTATTTTATGTGCCATTATTTGTGCTTGCGAAGGTCCCGATGGCGAAACCGGCGCGACTGGCCCGGCAGGGCCTCAGGGGCCACAGGGCACCCAGGGTGTGCAAGGAGTGCCGGGCGCAGCCAATGTGATCGTTTCGCCCTGGGTGAAAGTGGCCGATTCCGCCTGGACGCCCAACCGCGACTCGACCTATTTCCTGGTTTCGCTCAAAGACGAGCGCATTACGCGCAAGGTGCTCGACAGTTGCCTGGTGGTGGCCTATTACCGCAATTTCGGGCGGACGGCCGTCGTGTTCCAGCTCCCGTCGGTGACCGCCGAGCTCAGTCTGGGCTTCTACATGCAGTTTTTGAACAATGAGGGCACGGCCAACTTCGACC includes:
- a CDS encoding collagen-like protein: MKKKLPPLIWLIIIILCAIICACEGPDGETGATGPAGPQGPQGTQGVQGVPGAANVIVSPWVKVADSAWTPNRDSTYFLVSLKDERITRKVLDSCLVVAYYRNFGRTAVVFQLPSVTAELSLGFYMQFLNNEGTANFDLTYFEPRKEPIDFDLEFRWIIVPPGTGGRTKATDWRDYEKVRSELGLGD